The following proteins come from a genomic window of Posidoniimonas polymericola:
- a CDS encoding efflux RND transporter periplasmic adaptor subunit, whose amino-acid sequence MATTPASRSTTPGSAPPGSAAAPRAAEDFWGDFAAELASLTELARAGDSSEGFYQEALRRTVTALAAAGGAVWTPQSGGRMRRVCVISPNDSNAANPDPKYRLRHELLLAAVAESGEPKILAANTESDLAADANHTPYTLVVTPVASRERVAALIELRMQPGGSPAVYRGAERLLAAVAEVAAEHHAYADLARLDGVCADQQRLLTLAERVHATLSLDQTAATIANEARAAIGCGRVSVLELRGRSCRLLAVSGVEQADRRSRTVRGLQEVAAISCRLGDPLYLADDALADEHDETLPQASDALHAYADESNSRQIAVTPLVRRADDDSQFEDLIIGALVAESFAAGDTPLARDRVAEVARVCGAALGNSLEHDATPLVGLTRPLRGLTRPGTLAKLAAVAAVLVATVLALVLIPAELRIDARGELQPVNQRNVFAPDNAVVQRVLVSHGQQVKEGDLLLELRDANLELELRQLDGERQTAQRQLDAVRATRASLDARQSDRAQTYRLSAEEQQLKQRLTSLDEQQRLLLVRQQALAVTSPVSGMIVTWALDETLNGRPVERGQNLMSVADTAGPWRVELRLPDDRIGYLVDAQAEDDGAPLQVEYRLGSQEEGFLRGEVTQIAGRADDQPAAAEADGPRVIEVRVAPQPGDLSHDDPEVRPGASVRARVLCGERPLGYVLAHDLINAVRVWWEF is encoded by the coding sequence ATGGCCACTACCCCCGCCAGCCGCAGCACGACCCCCGGCAGCGCCCCGCCTGGCAGCGCCGCGGCGCCGCGCGCCGCCGAGGACTTCTGGGGGGACTTTGCCGCCGAGCTGGCGTCGCTGACAGAGCTAGCACGCGCGGGCGATTCGTCCGAGGGCTTCTACCAAGAGGCGCTCCGCCGCACGGTCACCGCGCTCGCCGCGGCCGGCGGGGCGGTCTGGACCCCACAGTCGGGTGGGCGGATGCGGCGGGTCTGTGTGATCTCGCCGAACGACTCCAACGCAGCGAACCCCGACCCCAAGTACCGCCTGCGGCACGAGCTGCTGCTGGCCGCGGTCGCCGAATCTGGCGAGCCCAAGATCCTGGCCGCCAACACCGAGTCGGACCTCGCCGCCGACGCCAACCACACACCCTACACGCTGGTCGTGACGCCGGTGGCGTCGCGGGAGCGTGTCGCCGCGCTCATCGAGCTCCGGATGCAGCCCGGCGGGTCGCCCGCCGTGTACCGCGGCGCCGAGCGACTGCTGGCCGCGGTCGCCGAGGTCGCGGCCGAGCACCACGCCTACGCCGACCTCGCCAGGCTCGACGGCGTCTGCGCCGACCAGCAGCGGCTGCTGACCCTCGCCGAACGCGTCCACGCCACGCTGTCGCTGGACCAGACCGCCGCCACCATCGCCAACGAGGCCCGCGCCGCTATCGGCTGCGGCCGGGTCAGCGTGCTCGAGCTGCGGGGCCGCTCTTGCCGGCTGCTGGCGGTCAGCGGCGTCGAGCAGGCCGACCGCCGCTCGCGCACCGTCCGCGGCCTTCAGGAGGTCGCCGCGATCAGCTGCCGATTGGGCGACCCGCTCTACCTAGCGGACGACGCATTGGCCGACGAGCACGACGAAACGCTGCCTCAGGCGTCCGACGCGCTGCACGCCTACGCCGACGAGTCCAACTCGCGGCAGATCGCCGTAACGCCGCTTGTTCGCCGGGCCGACGACGACTCACAGTTCGAAGACTTGATCATCGGCGCCCTGGTCGCCGAGAGCTTCGCGGCCGGCGACACGCCGCTCGCCCGCGACCGCGTCGCGGAGGTCGCCCGCGTCTGCGGCGCGGCGCTCGGCAACTCCCTCGAACACGACGCGACGCCGCTTGTCGGGCTGACCCGCCCGCTGCGGGGGCTGACGCGGCCCGGCACGCTCGCGAAGCTCGCGGCCGTTGCGGCTGTGCTGGTGGCGACTGTTCTGGCTCTGGTTCTGATCCCGGCCGAGCTTCGCATCGACGCCCGCGGCGAGCTGCAGCCGGTGAACCAGCGGAACGTGTTCGCGCCCGACAACGCGGTGGTGCAGCGGGTGCTGGTGTCCCACGGCCAGCAAGTCAAAGAGGGCGACCTCTTGCTGGAGCTCCGCGACGCAAATCTAGAGCTCGAACTACGGCAGCTCGACGGTGAGCGTCAGACCGCCCAGCGGCAGCTCGACGCCGTCCGCGCGACCCGCGCCAGCCTCGACGCCCGCCAGTCCGACCGCGCCCAAACCTACCGGCTGTCGGCCGAGGAGCAGCAGCTCAAGCAACGCCTGACGAGCCTCGACGAGCAGCAGAGGCTGCTGCTGGTGCGTCAGCAGGCGCTTGCGGTCACCAGCCCGGTGAGCGGCATGATAGTAACGTGGGCACTCGACGAAACACTCAACGGCCGCCCCGTCGAGCGTGGCCAGAACCTGATGAGCGTCGCCGACACGGCCGGCCCTTGGCGGGTCGAGCTGCGGCTGCCGGACGACCGGATTGGCTACCTTGTCGATGCTCAAGCAGAAGATGACGGGGCGCCGCTGCAGGTCGAGTACCGACTCGGCAGCCAAGAAGAAGGCTTCCTGCGCGGCGAGGTGACCCAGATTGCCGGCCGCGCCGACGACCAGCCAGCCGCCGCCGAAGCCGACGGCCCACGCGTGATCGAGGTCCGCGTCGCGCCGCAGCCGGGCGACCTCTCGCACGACGACCCCGAGGTGCGGCCCGGAGCCTCGGTGCGGGCGCGGGTGCTGTGCGGCGAGCGTCCGCTCGGCTACGTGCTGGCCCACGACCTGATCAACGCAGTCCGCGTGTGGTGGGAGTTCTGA
- a CDS encoding efflux RND transporter periplasmic adaptor subunit, protein MFRNKLFAAVLLMLFSGAAIAAADGVKVDAVVLRLLHEADAPAQRSGVLTKIHAREGDAVSKGDLLAELDQREAELAEQAARVEWEIAQRRAENDVQVRYASKANEVAAAELRRSEESIVSFPKSISRSQIDVERLEVEKTALEREQAEQDQRLLAMEVEVKKSAVSAARLERRLRQIVAPIDGVVVEAPARLGEWLEPGELAFRLVGIDRLKAEGFIAAADVARVTPGAEALVRLSADGDSALMGRVVFVSPEVDPINNQVRVWAEVENKNRLLRPGQHAEMTIQVSDSE, encoded by the coding sequence ATGTTCCGCAACAAGCTTTTCGCCGCCGTACTGCTAATGCTCTTCAGTGGCGCAGCCATCGCTGCCGCCGACGGAGTGAAGGTCGACGCGGTCGTGCTGCGGCTGCTGCACGAGGCCGACGCCCCCGCGCAGCGGTCCGGCGTGCTGACCAAGATCCACGCCCGCGAGGGGGACGCCGTCAGCAAGGGCGACCTGCTGGCCGAGCTCGACCAGCGCGAGGCAGAGCTCGCCGAGCAGGCGGCGCGCGTCGAGTGGGAGATCGCCCAGCGCCGCGCCGAGAACGACGTGCAGGTCCGCTACGCGTCGAAGGCCAACGAGGTCGCCGCGGCCGAGCTGCGGCGGAGCGAGGAGTCGATCGTCAGCTTCCCGAAGAGCATCTCCCGCTCGCAGATCGATGTCGAGCGGCTTGAGGTCGAGAAGACCGCGCTGGAGCGTGAGCAGGCCGAGCAGGACCAGCGGCTGTTGGCGATGGAGGTCGAGGTGAAGAAGTCCGCGGTCAGCGCGGCGCGGCTCGAACGCCGGCTGCGGCAGATCGTCGCGCCGATTGACGGCGTCGTGGTCGAGGCGCCCGCCCGGCTGGGCGAGTGGCTCGAGCCGGGCGAGCTCGCCTTCCGGCTGGTCGGCATCGACCGGCTCAAGGCCGAGGGCTTCATCGCCGCCGCCGACGTGGCGCGCGTCACGCCGGGCGCCGAGGCGCTCGTCAGACTCTCCGCGGACGGCGACTCCGCGCTGATGGGCCGCGTGGTATTCGTCAGCCCCGAGGTCGACCCCATCAACAACCAGGTCCGCGTCTGGGCCGAGGTCGAGAACAAGAACCGCCTGCTGCGTCCTGGCCAGCACGCCGAGATGACCATTCAAGTGAGCGACTCCGAGTAA
- a CDS encoding HlyD family efflux transporter periplasmic adaptor subunit produces the protein MSPSTNNRPLLLRARPDVVAAAVRVAGLPRWVVTDPVTLEHYDLSDQEYTLLGALREGVSLRDLQRVFETRFAPRRITLEQVWEFVSRLHRAGLAVSTAAGQGGRLVERRDDRVRTERLWSWTQLLAIRLPGLRADGFITSLYGVVRWAFSPPALLLAIGLVLWAATIAVTDYAAFVAGMPAVAELARPGNVAALMLAAVGVKVLHELGHALACKHFGGRVHELGVLLLAFTPAMYCDVSDLWRLPSKRQRMLVTAAGIVTEVMLASLAAIVWRYTDAGLVHTAALNVMIVCTVGTLLINANPLLRYDGYYLLSDFTETPNLWQRSRDAVAALWGDWLRRHDVPRPPIRPWWLPVYGLASQVYLVLVLLGIVWALTVALHSYRLQNLAYAIGVVAAAASLSAPLRSAWRTGRDPIARRRLRRGRAGLTVVIVAAIAAALWFVPIGFNAEGQATVALSDPAVVVTTTPGRIVSAVAAGQRVEAGDQIARLENPELTAELAALGGRLAEERLRLKQLGALRAHDRQASDQLPAAASRVEDLEHQLTQLEQEAERLVLRSPRAGVVVSSERRDADRDRTTLARWSGTPLSPSNRGAWLEVGASVCCVGEPASSQAEVLLTEDDIERVAIGQPVEIAWRQTPGVVAHGRVVAVSRRAAPLGSRGASPTTDNGPRYQVRVELADPPAGLRVGGQGRVKIDTGATTLGNLAVTRLRQLFRLP, from the coding sequence ATGTCACCCTCCACCAACAATCGACCGCTGCTGTTGCGTGCCCGGCCAGATGTGGTCGCGGCGGCGGTGCGGGTGGCGGGTTTGCCGCGGTGGGTGGTGACCGACCCGGTGACGCTCGAGCACTACGACCTCAGTGACCAGGAGTACACGCTGCTCGGCGCGCTCCGCGAGGGCGTGAGCCTGCGCGACCTGCAGCGGGTGTTCGAAACCCGTTTCGCGCCACGGCGGATCACGCTCGAACAGGTGTGGGAGTTTGTCAGCCGGCTGCACCGCGCCGGGCTGGCGGTCTCGACCGCCGCGGGGCAGGGCGGTCGCCTGGTCGAACGCCGCGACGACCGCGTCCGCACCGAACGGCTCTGGTCGTGGACGCAGCTGCTCGCGATCCGCCTGCCGGGGCTGCGGGCCGATGGCTTCATTACCTCACTCTATGGCGTCGTGCGGTGGGCGTTCTCGCCGCCGGCGTTGCTCTTGGCGATCGGTCTGGTCTTGTGGGCCGCGACGATCGCGGTGACCGACTACGCGGCGTTCGTCGCCGGCATGCCGGCGGTCGCCGAGCTGGCCCGGCCAGGCAATGTCGCCGCGCTGATGCTGGCCGCGGTCGGTGTGAAGGTCCTGCACGAACTGGGCCACGCGCTCGCCTGCAAACACTTCGGCGGCCGGGTCCACGAGCTCGGCGTGCTGCTCCTCGCCTTCACGCCGGCGATGTACTGCGATGTGTCCGACCTGTGGCGGCTGCCGAGCAAACGCCAGCGGATGCTGGTCACGGCGGCGGGCATCGTGACCGAGGTGATGCTGGCTTCGCTGGCCGCGATCGTGTGGCGGTACACGGACGCCGGACTTGTTCACACCGCCGCGCTGAACGTGATGATCGTCTGCACGGTCGGCACGCTGCTGATCAACGCCAACCCGCTGCTGCGGTACGACGGCTACTACCTGCTGTCCGACTTTACGGAGACGCCCAACCTGTGGCAGCGCTCGCGCGACGCGGTGGCCGCCCTGTGGGGCGACTGGCTGCGGCGCCACGATGTACCGCGCCCGCCGATCCGCCCCTGGTGGCTGCCGGTTTACGGGCTGGCGTCCCAGGTCTACCTCGTACTAGTGCTGCTCGGCATCGTGTGGGCGCTGACCGTCGCGCTGCACTCGTACCGCCTGCAGAACCTCGCCTACGCGATTGGAGTGGTCGCGGCGGCCGCTTCGCTGTCGGCGCCGCTGCGGTCGGCCTGGCGTACCGGGCGGGACCCGATCGCCCGCCGGCGGCTGCGCCGCGGCCGGGCCGGACTGACAGTAGTGATTGTCGCCGCGATTGCCGCGGCGCTGTGGTTCGTGCCGATTGGATTCAACGCCGAAGGCCAGGCGACCGTTGCGTTGAGCGATCCGGCGGTAGTGGTGACGACCACGCCGGGCCGCATTGTGTCGGCCGTGGCTGCTGGCCAGCGGGTCGAGGCCGGGGACCAGATCGCCCGGCTCGAGAACCCCGAGCTCACCGCGGAGCTGGCGGCGCTGGGCGGCCGTCTCGCGGAGGAGAGGCTGCGGCTGAAGCAACTCGGCGCCCTGCGGGCCCACGACCGCCAGGCGAGCGACCAGCTGCCGGCCGCTGCCTCGCGGGTGGAAGACCTTGAGCATCAGCTTACGCAGCTCGAACAAGAAGCAGAGCGGCTCGTGCTCCGCAGCCCGCGGGCGGGCGTGGTGGTGAGCAGCGAGCGGCGTGACGCCGATCGCGACCGCACCACGCTAGCGCGGTGGTCGGGCACCCCACTCAGCCCCAGCAACCGCGGCGCCTGGCTCGAAGTCGGTGCGTCGGTCTGCTGCGTCGGCGAGCCCGCTAGCAGTCAGGCCGAGGTCCTGCTCACCGAGGACGACATCGAACGCGTCGCGATCGGCCAGCCCGTTGAGATCGCGTGGCGGCAAACGCCCGGCGTGGTGGCCCACGGCCGGGTGGTGGCGGTGTCGCGTCGCGCGGCGCCGCTTGGCTCGCGAGGCGCGTCGCCGACGACCGACAACGGGCCGCGTTACCAGGTGCGGGTCGAGCTGGCCGACCCGCCCGCCGGCCTGCGTGTCGGCGGCCAGGGCCGCGTGAAGATCGACACCGGCGCGACCACGCTCGGCAACCTAGCCGTGACGCGGCTGCGTCAGCTGTTCCGGCTGCCGTGA
- a CDS encoding TolC family protein, which yields MATTRPTRHTALRLLLAASLLAGGCRTKQAAFKSCGDCVAGDYYATAAADIDYPAVSQCSLEGCDAGLGTLPPRTLSDQQAASYRDILLEEVIQMGLAQSTVLRDLGGSVVRSPQSTQTVYDPAIQETDPSGGIEAALSAFDAQFTTSLFFENNDRALNNQFFGGGTQTFTQDAAVHQMQLSKRSVAGTELAARQVIEYDSSVDTNPLRYGQPLPGNQFMSAYTVKVEGEFRHPLMQGGGAEYNRIAGPTRTPGVYNGVLIARLKTDVQLTEFEIAVRDLVSNLENAYWDLYFAYRDLDAKIAARDSALDTWRRVQALYETGRRGGEAEKEAQAREQYYRFQEEVENALSGRLFDGTRTNNGSAAGTFRGNGGVYVAERRLRRLMNLPASDGTLLRPAQEPIVAEVVFDWDQVMLEAIDRRAELRRQKWGIRRRELELIASKNHLLPRLDAVGRYRWRGFGDHLLDNGPSPDDRFDNAFEDLGTGDFQEWQLGLELDIPIGYRQAHSAVRNAELLLARERAMLCDQQQEIVHQAANAVADVDRALRVSQTSYNRLVASRNQLDAVSAAFESDKAPLNLLLDAQRRLAEAESRYHRTVTEYAVSIKNMHFVKGTLLEFDGVFLTEGGWPGKAYQDARDLEDRRGGPREMNYASRRAPAVSRGVYDQHRDACQQPAMHGAAPAEPMTAAAPTARELPAIEQPVAVQPTTVQPPATVRPKVVTRPVRQPAAAPSSDNAPRAATRPATPDTSAPVLKANPPATSPTPRRVAPEAPTPLPKPLPQSEQPAKKSRAEAEFDLLFQPTGLNAPQALPSLNR from the coding sequence GTGGCGACCACCCGTCCAACACGACACACCGCGCTGCGGCTGCTGCTGGCGGCCTCGTTGCTGGCGGGCGGGTGCCGCACCAAGCAGGCGGCGTTCAAGTCGTGCGGCGACTGCGTCGCGGGCGACTACTACGCCACGGCGGCCGCCGACATCGACTACCCGGCGGTCAGCCAGTGCTCGCTCGAGGGGTGCGACGCGGGTCTCGGCACCCTGCCCCCGCGGACGCTGTCCGATCAGCAGGCCGCCAGCTACCGCGACATCCTCCTGGAAGAGGTCATCCAGATGGGCCTGGCGCAGTCCACCGTGCTGCGCGACCTCGGCGGCTCGGTCGTCCGCTCGCCCCAGTCGACCCAGACGGTCTACGACCCGGCGATCCAAGAGACCGACCCATCCGGCGGCATCGAGGCCGCGCTCAGCGCCTTCGACGCCCAGTTCACCACCAGCCTGTTCTTCGAGAACAACGACCGGGCCCTCAACAACCAGTTCTTCGGCGGCGGCACGCAGACCTTTACCCAGGACGCGGCCGTCCACCAGATGCAGCTCTCCAAGCGCTCGGTAGCGGGCACGGAGCTCGCCGCCCGGCAGGTCATCGAGTACGACAGCAGCGTCGACACCAACCCGTTGCGGTACGGCCAGCCCCTGCCCGGCAACCAGTTCATGAGCGCCTACACCGTGAAGGTCGAGGGCGAGTTCCGCCACCCGCTGATGCAGGGGGGCGGCGCCGAGTACAACCGCATCGCCGGCCCGACCCGCACGCCCGGCGTCTACAACGGCGTGCTGATCGCGCGGCTCAAGACCGACGTGCAGCTCACCGAGTTTGAGATCGCCGTCCGCGACCTCGTCAGCAACCTCGAGAACGCCTACTGGGATCTGTACTTCGCCTACCGCGACCTCGACGCCAAGATCGCCGCCCGCGACTCCGCGCTCGACACCTGGCGCCGCGTCCAGGCGCTCTACGAGACCGGCCGCCGCGGCGGCGAGGCAGAAAAAGAAGCCCAGGCCCGCGAGCAGTACTACCGCTTCCAGGAAGAGGTAGAAAACGCCCTCAGCGGGCGGCTGTTCGACGGCACCCGCACCAACAACGGCAGCGCGGCCGGCACGTTCCGCGGCAACGGCGGCGTGTATGTCGCCGAGCGGCGGCTGCGGCGGCTGATGAACCTGCCCGCCTCCGACGGCACGCTGCTGCGTCCCGCGCAGGAGCCGATTGTCGCCGAGGTCGTATTCGATTGGGACCAGGTGATGCTCGAGGCTATCGACCGCCGCGCGGAGCTCCGCCGTCAGAAGTGGGGCATCCGTCGCCGCGAGCTCGAGCTGATCGCCAGCAAGAACCACCTGCTGCCGCGGCTCGACGCCGTCGGACGCTACCGCTGGCGCGGCTTCGGCGACCACCTGCTCGACAACGGGCCCTCGCCCGACGACCGCTTCGACAACGCGTTCGAGGACCTCGGCACGGGCGACTTCCAGGAGTGGCAGCTCGGCCTCGAGCTCGACATCCCAATCGGCTACCGCCAGGCCCACTCCGCCGTCCGCAATGCCGAGCTGCTGCTCGCCCGCGAGCGGGCAATGCTCTGCGATCAGCAGCAGGAGATCGTGCACCAGGCCGCCAACGCCGTGGCCGACGTCGACCGCGCGCTGCGGGTCTCGCAGACCAGCTACAACCGCCTGGTGGCGTCGCGCAACCAGCTCGACGCGGTCAGCGCGGCGTTTGAATCGGACAAGGCGCCGCTCAACCTGCTGCTCGACGCGCAGCGGCGGCTGGCCGAGGCCGAGTCGCGCTACCACCGCACGGTCACCGAGTACGCGGTGTCGATCAAGAACATGCACTTCGTGAAGGGGACGCTGCTCGAGTTCGACGGCGTGTTCCTGACCGAAGGGGGCTGGCCCGGCAAGGCGTACCAGGACGCCCGCGACCTCGAAGACCGCCGCGGCGGGCCCCGCGAGATGAACTACGCGTCGCGGCGGGCCCCGGCCGTCAGCCGCGGCGTCTACGACCAGCACCGCGACGCCTGCCAGCAGCCGGCCATGCACGGCGCGGCGCCCGCCGAGCCAATGACCGCCGCGGCTCCGACCGCCAGGGAGCTGCCCGCCATCGAGCAACCGGTAGCTGTGCAACCGACAACCGTTCAGCCGCCCGCGACCGTGCGGCCGAAGGTCGTGACGCGTCCCGTCCGCCAGCCGGCCGCCGCCCCGAGCAGCGACAACGCCCCGCGGGCGGCCACGCGACCCGCCACGCCCGACACCTCGGCTCCTGTACTGAAGGCCAACCCTCCGGCAACGTCGCCCACGCCGCGGCGGGTCGCGCCCGAGGCGCCCACACCACTGCCGAAGCCGTTGCCGCAGAGCGAGCAGCCGGCCAAGAAGAGCCGCGCCGAGGCCGAGTTCGACCTGCTGTTCCAGCCGACCGGCCTGAACGCGCCGCAGGCGTTGCCCTCGCTCAACCGGTGA